A single genomic interval of Lepidochelys kempii isolate rLepKem1 chromosome 13, rLepKem1.hap2, whole genome shotgun sequence harbors:
- the CCNB1IP1 gene encoding E3 ubiquitin-protein ligase CCNB1IP1 → MSMCEDMLLCNYRKCRVKLSGYAWVTACSHIFCDQHGSGEFSRSPAVCPACNSTLSGKLDIVRTELSPSEEYKAMVLAGLRPEIVLDISSRALAFWTYQVHQERLYQEYTYSKAEGHLKQMEKVYTQQLQSKDMELTSMKSEVSSLKKVLEEYKKKFSELSEKLMERNRQYQKLQGLYDSLRLRNIAMANQEAAHEPPMMPQPVVFGFPLGNAARFPGDTTPVRGRCGEGDFHFKPFFATSPPAGESGNSFFTFSSPSNELEPHPGASRTYKMKRM, encoded by the exons ATGTCCATGTGTGAGGACATGTTGCTGTGCAATTACCGCAAGTGCCGTGTCAAGCTCTCCGGCTACGCCTGGGTCACAGCTTGTTCACACATCTTCTGCGACCAGCACGGCAGTGGGGAATTCAGCCGTTCACCAGCAGTCTGTCCCGCCTGCAACAGCACCCTCTCTGGCAAGCTGGACATTGTTCGCACTGAGCTAAGTCCCTCTGAGGAATACAAGGCCATGGTGTTGGCTGGACTGCGACCAGAGATTGTGCTGGACATCAGCTCCCGCGCATTGGCCTTCTGGACATACCAG GTTCATCAGGAGCGCCTGTACCAGGAATACACCTACAGCAAGGCCGAGGGACACCTGAAGCAGATGGAGAAGGTGTAcactcagcagctgcagagcaagGACATGGAACTGACTTCTATGAAGAGTGAGGTCTCCTCCCTGAAGAAGGTGCTGGAGGAATACAAGAAGAAGTTCAGCGAGCTCTCGGAGAAGCTCATGGAGCGCAACCGCCAATACCAGAAGCTCCAGGGCCTCTATGACAGCCTCCGCCTGCGCAACATTGCCATGGCTAATCAGGAGGCTGCCCACGAGCCTCCCATGATGCCTCAGCCTGTGGTCTTTGGCTTCCCATTGG GTAATGCTGCCAGGTTCCCCGGGGACACCACGCCGGTCcggggcaggtgtggggagggagacttCCACTTCAAACCCTTCTTTGCCACATCCCCACCTGCGGGAGAATCTGGCAACAGCTTCTTCACCTTCTCCTCTCCCAGCAATGAGCTGGAGCCTCACCCTGGAGCCAGCAGGACCTACAAGATGAAGAGGATGTAA